GTAGCTTTATTATTATCTTCATCACTACCCACTTTTTTACCAAGTTTTTCTTTGTCGCCTACTTTATCTAAAATATCATCTCTTATTTGAAAACTTAAACCTAAAGCTTTACTATAAGTTCTCAATTTATTTATTTCTTCGTTATCAGCTCCTCCAACAATAGCCCCGCTAATAATTGAAGCTTCTATAAGTGCTGAAGTTTTAAGTTTATGAATAAATTCTAGTTCGTCTTTATTAATCTCTTTGTCTTCTGCTAGAATATCCACTATTTGGCCACCTATCATACCTTGTACTCCTGATGCCTTAGCAATATTATTCATTGCATTTAAATACCTAATATCATTTTTATTATTATCTATCATGAATCCTAAAATACTTTCAAATGCATAATTAAGTAAACCATCTCCAGCTAAAATAGCAACAGCTTCTCCAAAAACCTTATGATTAGTCAATCTACCTCTTCTATAATCATCATTGTCCATAGCGGGTAAATCATCATGTATTAAAGAATAGGTATGGATCATTTCAAGAGCTACTGCAAAAGGTAAAGAATCATTTATGTTCCCTCCAACAAGTTCACATGCCTTAAGATTTAATATTGGTCTAATTCTCTTTCCTCCTGCAAATACACTGTATCTCATGGAGTCAAATACACTCTTTTGTAAAGAATCGAAATTAGGTAATTTTTTATCCAATTCATTATTTATTATTTCTCTATATTTTTTTAATTCTTCTGTAAAATTCACGTTTATTCACCATCCGTAAAGTCCATTTCTTTTATAACATCATCGTTTTGCTCTAATATTAGTTTAACTTTTCCATCAACATTATTAAGTT
This window of the Abyssisolibacter fermentans genome carries:
- a CDS encoding polyprenyl synthetase family protein; the protein is MNFTEELKKYREIINNELDKKLPNFDSLQKSVFDSMRYSVFAGGKRIRPILNLKACELVGGNINDSLPFAVALEMIHTYSLIHDDLPAMDNDDYRRGRLTNHKVFGEAVAILAGDGLLNYAFESILGFMIDNNKNDIRYLNAMNNIAKASGVQGMIGGQIVDILAEDKEINKDELEFIHKLKTSALIEASIISGAIVGGADNEEINKLRTYSKALGLSFQIRDDILDKVGDKEKLGKKVGSDEDNNKATFVSVYGIEKSIEMTKKLCNEAIKSLEGFKNKEVVDFFKEMADFFVHREY